The Gemmatimonadota bacterium nucleotide sequence AAACTGGCGAGCGAGTATGGCGTACGGTGTTATCAGTGCGATGCGCGGGAGCCCGAGGCGGTGACAGCGCTGTTCCAAGCGGTACAGAATGATCTCGGGCGGCCCACGCTGGTCGTACACAATATCGACGGTCGGACCCCGGACATTTTCCGCAAAGACATTGACGAGGCCGACCCCGGCTTAGTACGCGACACTCTGCTGAACTCCGCGTATAGCGCCTTCCTCGTGGGTCAACAGGCGACAAAAAGTATGCTGGCCAGCT carries:
- a CDS encoding SDR family oxidoreductase, whose amino-acid sequence is MTTEVALIVGAGPGTSASCARLFSREGMRVAVAARTPDKPALKKLASEYGVRCYQCDAREPEAVTALFQAVQNDLGRPTLVVHNIDGRTPDIFRKDIDEADPGLVRDTLLNSAYSAFLVGQQATKSMLAS